A genomic stretch from Acidobacteriota bacterium includes:
- a CDS encoding NAD(P)-binding domain-containing protein, translating to MSQRLNILLLPHPLRESMFRPWGEDVMAAIGDRHRLRVYDPSQDLTRQFEGVDVVIDQSGSAGTREMADLAAGRCRLWQVLGTGVDAFDLDYWRSKDIPVANTPGPFSGVALAECAMMFILMLTRKYPVTQTYMRQGDFYEPVGLELVGLKLGIIGFGASGSELARRARPFGFKILAADVRQITREEVQQFGLEFAGKAEDIDRIVAESDILSVHLPLNSKTRHIIDERRLGLMKSSAFLVNVARGALVDEPALSRALVEGRIAGAGLDVFGKEPPDPEDPIFKLPTVVTTPHIAGVTDGTSRKRARVAADNADRVAAGLEPLYRVDL from the coding sequence ATGAGCCAACGACTGAACATCCTGCTTCTTCCCCACCCGCTCCGGGAGTCGATGTTCCGCCCCTGGGGCGAGGATGTGATGGCGGCGATCGGCGACCGCCATCGGTTGAGGGTCTACGATCCCTCCCAAGACCTGACCCGGCAGTTCGAGGGCGTGGACGTGGTGATCGACCAGAGCGGTTCGGCCGGGACCCGGGAAATGGCCGACCTGGCTGCCGGACGGTGCCGCCTGTGGCAGGTTCTGGGAACGGGCGTCGATGCCTTCGATCTGGACTACTGGCGGTCCAAGGACATCCCGGTGGCCAATACCCCCGGTCCCTTCAGTGGAGTGGCCCTGGCCGAATGCGCCATGATGTTCATCCTGATGCTGACCCGCAAGTATCCCGTGACCCAGACCTATATGCGGCAGGGGGACTTTTACGAACCGGTCGGCCTGGAGCTGGTAGGACTGAAACTGGGGATCATCGGCTTCGGCGCCAGCGGCAGCGAGCTGGCCAGGCGGGCACGCCCCTTCGGCTTCAAGATCCTGGCGGCAGACGTCCGGCAGATCACGCGGGAGGAAGTGCAGCAGTTCGGTCTGGAGTTCGCCGGCAAGGCGGAAGACATCGATCGCATCGTGGCCGAGTCCGACATCCTGTCGGTCCACCTGCCCCTTAACTCGAAGACCCGCCACATCATCGATGAGCGGCGGCTGGGCCTGATGAAGTCGTCGGCCTTTCTGGTCAACGTGGCCCGAGGAGCCCTGGTGGACGAGCCGGCCCTGAGCCGGGCCCTGGTGGAGGGACGCATCGCGGGGGCGGGACTGGATGTGTTCGGGAAGGAACCGCCCGATCCCGAGGACCCCATCTTCAAGCTGCCGACGGTTGTGACCACGCCCCACATTGCCGGAGTGACCGACGGCACCTCCCGCAAGCGGGCCCGGGTGGCTGCCGACAACGCCGACCGGGTAGCGGCCGGCCTCGAGCCCCTCTACCGCGTGGACCTTTAG